Proteins encoded by one window of bacterium:
- a CDS encoding DegT/DnrJ/EryC1/StrS family aminotransferase — MTTPTPIPYLDLKAQVAPIRRDIDAAIADVVDNTAFILGDRLERFEKHFAAFCGAPHAIGVDSGTQALHLVLRALGIGAGDEVITVPNTFIATVEAIVYTGATPVFVDVDPVTWMMDPEKLERAITRRTKAIMPVHLFGHLAPMDEIRAVAGDLPVIEDACQAHGALYKGKRAGTMGIASGFSFYPG, encoded by the coding sequence ATGACGACCCCGACGCCCATTCCGTACCTCGACCTCAAGGCCCAGGTCGCCCCGATCCGGCGCGACATCGACGCGGCGATCGCCGACGTGGTCGACAACACGGCATTCATCCTCGGGGACCGTCTCGAACGCTTCGAAAAGCACTTCGCCGCCTTCTGCGGCGCGCCGCACGCCATCGGCGTGGACTCCGGCACCCAGGCCCTGCACCTGGTCCTGCGGGCCCTGGGCATCGGCGCGGGGGACGAGGTCATCACCGTCCCGAACACCTTCATCGCCACCGTCGAGGCGATCGTCTACACCGGCGCGACGCCGGTGTTCGTGGACGTCGACCCCGTGACCTGGATGATGGACCCCGAAAAGCTCGAGCGCGCGATCACGCGGCGCACCAAGGCCATCATGCCGGTGCACCTCTTCGGGCACTTGGCGCCGATGGACGAGATCCGGGCCGTGGCCGGCGACCTGCCCGTCATCGAGGACGCCTGCCAGGCCCACGGCGCCCTGTACAAGGGCAAGCGCGCCGGCACCATGGGGATCGCCTCGGGCTTCAGCTTCTACCCCGGC
- a CDS encoding inositol-3-phosphate synthase gives MTTGLKIKPADGKLGILTPGMGAVSSTFMAGVIASRRGIRLPIGSITQMGHIRLGKRTDNRQPMVKDFVPLAGLDDIVFGGWDIFEDSIYEAAVKAGVLPMDLLNELKDELDAIRPMPAVFDNFYVKKLHGTHVKKGATKMDFAEQLMADMKAFQKDNGCSRLVMVWCGSTEIFLKPSDVHQTLESFEAGLRSNHPDIAPSMIYAYAAIKMGIPYANGAPNLSADIPALEALSKQTGSPTCGKDFKTGQTLIKTVLAPAFKARLLGVSGWFSTNILGNRDGEVLDDPGSFKTKEESKLSVLDTILQPELYPDLYGNLFHKVRINYYPPRGDNKEGWDNIDIFGWMGLPMQIKVDFLCRDSILAAPIVLDLALFLDLSKRAGLGGIQEWLSFYLKSPVTPQGLYPEHDLFIQQKKMKNTLRWMMGEELVTHLGREYYDDLSQDDR, from the coding sequence ATGACAACAGGCCTGAAGATCAAGCCTGCGGACGGGAAACTCGGGATCCTGACGCCAGGCATGGGGGCCGTGTCATCGACCTTCATGGCCGGCGTCATCGCGTCGCGCCGGGGCATCCGGCTGCCCATCGGCAGCATCACCCAGATGGGCCACATCCGCCTGGGCAAGCGCACCGACAACCGTCAGCCCATGGTCAAGGATTTCGTGCCGCTGGCCGGCCTGGACGACATCGTCTTCGGCGGCTGGGACATCTTCGAGGATTCGATCTACGAGGCCGCCGTCAAGGCCGGCGTGCTGCCGATGGACCTGCTCAACGAGCTGAAGGACGAGCTGGACGCCATCCGCCCCATGCCCGCGGTGTTCGATAATTTCTACGTCAAGAAGCTGCACGGCACCCACGTGAAGAAGGGCGCCACCAAGATGGACTTCGCCGAGCAGCTCATGGCCGACATGAAGGCCTTCCAGAAGGACAACGGCTGCTCGCGCCTGGTCATGGTCTGGTGCGGCTCGACGGAGATCTTCCTGAAGCCCTCGGACGTCCACCAGACGCTCGAGTCCTTCGAGGCCGGCCTGCGCAGCAACCACCCCGACATCGCCCCGAGCATGATCTACGCGTACGCCGCGATCAAGATGGGCATCCCCTACGCCAACGGCGCGCCCAACCTCAGCGCGGACATCCCCGCCCTCGAGGCGCTGTCCAAGCAGACCGGCTCCCCGACCTGCGGCAAGGACTTCAAGACGGGCCAGACCCTGATCAAGACCGTCCTGGCCCCGGCCTTCAAGGCCCGGCTGCTGGGCGTCAGCGGCTGGTTCTCGACCAATATCCTGGGCAACCGCGACGGCGAGGTCCTGGACGATCCCGGCAGCTTCAAGACCAAGGAAGAGTCCAAGCTCAGCGTGCTGGACACCATCCTGCAGCCCGAGCTGTACCCGGACCTCTACGGCAACCTCTTCCACAAGGTGCGGATCAACTACTACCCGCCCCGCGGCGACAACAAAGAGGGCTGGGACAACATCGACATCTTCGGCTGGATGGGCCTGCCCATGCAGATCAAGGTCGACTTCCTCTGCCGCGACTCGATCCTGGCCGCGCCGATCGTGCTGGACCTCGCCCTGTTCCTCGACCTGTCCAAGCGGGCCGGCCTCGGCGGGATCCAGGAGTGGCTGTCGTTCTACCTGAAGAGCCCGGTCACGCCGCAGGGCCTCTACCCCGAGCACGACCTCTTCATCCAGCAGAAGAAGATGAAGAACACGCTGCGCTGGATGATGGGCGAGGAGCTCGTCACCCACCTCGGGCGCGAGTACTACGACGACCTGTCGCAGGACGACCGCTGA